A stretch of the Sphingomonas sp. CL5.1 genome encodes the following:
- a CDS encoding helix-turn-helix transcriptional regulator, whose translation MSISSLTDREKECLRLLAHPMKAKDIARETQLSVYTVNEHLKSARRKLGTTDSLSAALMLRAHEDPPKNLDTTESGSLPPPDPGQSRFADTSAEKTVLGRIAAVVPLGSRGRPWNDLNLRWRLVWPILLLGVVAFGGGSILAGASELSQLVIALSR comes from the coding sequence ATGAGCATTTCGTCCCTTACAGACCGTGAAAAGGAGTGCCTGCGCCTTCTGGCCCATCCGATGAAGGCGAAGGACATCGCCCGGGAAACACAGCTCTCGGTCTACACCGTGAACGAGCATCTCAAATCGGCGCGCCGGAAGCTTGGCACCACCGACAGCCTGTCGGCGGCGCTGATGCTGCGCGCCCATGAAGACCCCCCAAAAAATTTGGATACGACAGAATCGGGATCGCTGCCTCCGCCAGATCCCGGCCAGTCCCGGTTCGCCGATACGTCGGCGGAAAAGACGGTTCTGGGTCGAATCGCCGCTGTCGTCCCGCTGGGTTCCAGGGGGAGGCCGTGGAACGATCTCAACCTGCGGTGGCGGCTGGTCTGGCCGATCCTCCTTCTGGGCGTGGTGGCGTTCGGCGGCGGGTCGATCCTTGCCGGAGCCTCGGAGCTCTCGCAGCTCGTGATCGCGCTTTCCCGCTGA
- the lldD gene encoding FMN-dependent L-lactate dehydrogenase LldD yields MIISSPSDFREAAKARLPRFLFDYADGGANAEATLKRNVADLAAIALRQRVLRDVADIDLTTTLFGRRMPLPVALGPVGIAGMYRRRGEVQAARAAKGAGLPFTLSTVGLCSLTEIRAATDGPLWFQLYVIRDRAFMRDLIATAKAQRAEALVFTVDMPVPGARYRDAHSGMSGPNAPLRRVLQAMGRPRWAWDVGICGRPHQLGNLTPVLGRSSGMNDYMGWLGANFDPSIAWRDLEWIRAAWDGPLIIKGILDPDDARAAVDIGADGIVVSNHGGRQLDGVLSSAAALPAITKAVKGSIPILADSGVRSGLDVVRLLALGADGVLLGRLWLFALAAGGESGVARMLALVEREMRVAMALTGVRDIASIDASILS; encoded by the coding sequence GTGATTATCTCGTCCCCATCTGATTTCCGCGAGGCCGCCAAAGCGCGCCTGCCCCGTTTCCTTTTCGATTATGCGGATGGCGGCGCCAATGCGGAAGCGACGCTGAAGCGCAATGTGGCTGATCTGGCGGCGATAGCGTTGCGCCAGCGCGTGCTGCGCGACGTTGCCGATATCGACCTGACGACGACGCTGTTCGGCCGGCGGATGCCGCTGCCGGTCGCGCTCGGCCCGGTGGGGATCGCGGGCATGTATCGGCGACGCGGTGAGGTTCAGGCCGCGCGCGCGGCGAAGGGAGCCGGTCTGCCGTTCACATTGTCCACCGTCGGGTTGTGCTCGCTGACCGAAATTCGTGCTGCGACGGACGGGCCGTTATGGTTCCAGCTCTACGTCATCCGCGATCGCGCCTTCATGCGGGACCTCATCGCGACGGCAAAGGCGCAGCGCGCGGAAGCTTTGGTCTTCACGGTCGACATGCCGGTTCCCGGCGCGCGTTATCGCGACGCGCATTCGGGGATGTCGGGGCCGAACGCGCCGCTGCGCCGGGTGCTACAGGCGATGGGCAGGCCGCGCTGGGCCTGGGATGTGGGGATATGCGGCCGCCCGCATCAGCTCGGCAATCTGACGCCGGTGCTGGGCAGGTCGAGCGGCATGAACGATTACATGGGCTGGCTCGGCGCGAACTTCGATCCGTCGATCGCATGGCGCGATCTGGAATGGATCCGCGCGGCATGGGATGGGCCGCTCATCATCAAGGGTATCCTTGACCCCGATGATGCCCGGGCCGCTGTGGACATCGGCGCGGACGGGATCGTCGTGTCCAACCATGGCGGGCGGCAATTGGATGGCGTGTTGTCGAGCGCCGCGGCACTACCTGCCATCACAAAAGCGGTGAAGGGGAGCATCCCGATCCTCGCCGATTCGGGTGTCCGTTCCGGGCTGGACGTGGTGCGCCTGCTGGCTCTTGGCGCGGATGGCGTGCTGCTCGGCCGGTTATGGTTGTTCGCGCTGGCCGCTGGCGGAGAGAGCGGCGTCGCACGGATGCTCGCTCTCGTCGAAAGAGAAATGCGTGTCGCAATGGCGCTGACTGGCGTTCGCGATATCGCTTCGATCGATGCGTCGATCCTGTCCTGA